A DNA window from Sporosarcina sp. ANT_H38 contains the following coding sequences:
- a CDS encoding aspartate aminotransferase family protein: MQQKLEEQQGWLHMVDNIGNFLAPSMAKDHPNLPVVKAEGCYYYGADCKRYLDFTSGIAVENVGHRHPKVVQAIKDSADHLIHGPSGVIIYESILRLAAELQTILPPKLDNFFFANSGTEAIEGALKLAKYTSRRPYIISFTGCFHGRSMGALSVTTSKSKYRKHLQPTWLSYQLPYALPEYLPEGADPDVFFPEKLEQDVKKLFNHQVNPEEVACMIIEPVLGEGGYIIPPKAWLKKVREICDRHGILLIFDEVQTGFGRTGNWFAAQTFDVKPDIMAIAKGIAAGLPLSATVASKELMDQWPLGTHGTTFGGNPIACSAALASLEVMKEEKLLENAIVMGAYAMERLILMKEKHPVITDIRGVGLMIGIELGNPETGEPDGEAVMAVLDGCLHKGVLFYLCGNSGEVIRMIPPLTITKEQIDDGLTILDEALTELENKKN; the protein is encoded by the coding sequence GTGCAGCAAAAATTAGAAGAACAACAAGGCTGGCTACATATGGTCGACAACATTGGAAACTTTCTCGCACCAAGTATGGCAAAAGATCATCCTAACTTACCTGTAGTAAAAGCAGAAGGATGCTATTATTACGGCGCTGATTGCAAGAGGTATTTGGATTTCACATCTGGCATTGCTGTCGAGAACGTAGGACATCGGCACCCTAAAGTCGTTCAGGCCATCAAAGATAGTGCAGACCACCTGATTCATGGTCCATCAGGTGTTATCATTTACGAATCTATTTTAAGATTGGCAGCTGAATTGCAAACTATTTTACCACCAAAACTTGATAACTTCTTTTTTGCGAACAGCGGCACAGAAGCAATTGAAGGTGCTCTGAAACTTGCAAAATATACTTCAAGAAGACCTTACATCATTTCTTTCACTGGCTGTTTCCATGGACGTTCGATGGGTGCATTAAGTGTGACAACATCGAAAAGTAAATACCGAAAACATTTGCAGCCCACTTGGCTTTCCTATCAGTTGCCATATGCATTGCCTGAGTACCTTCCGGAAGGAGCAGATCCAGACGTCTTCTTCCCTGAAAAACTTGAACAAGACGTGAAAAAACTATTCAACCACCAAGTAAATCCCGAAGAAGTCGCTTGTATGATTATTGAACCGGTTCTCGGTGAAGGTGGATACATTATCCCACCAAAAGCTTGGCTGAAAAAGGTGCGTGAAATTTGCGACCGCCATGGTATTCTACTTATTTTCGATGAAGTCCAAACAGGATTCGGCCGTACTGGAAATTGGTTTGCTGCACAGACATTCGATGTCAAACCGGACATCATGGCAATCGCTAAAGGGATTGCTGCAGGGCTTCCGCTTAGCGCTACAGTTGCTTCGAAAGAACTAATGGACCAATGGCCTCTCGGCACACATGGAACAACCTTTGGAGGCAATCCTATCGCTTGTTCCGCTGCCCTCGCTTCCCTTGAAGTGATGAAAGAGGAAAAGTTATTGGAAAACGCAATCGTAATGGGTGCCTATGCGATGGAGCGCCTGATTTTAATGAAAGAAAAACACCCAGTTATTACAGATATTAGAGGTGTTGGCTTGATGATTGGTATCGAGCTTGGCAATCCTGAAACAGGTGAACCTGATGGCGAAGCAGTAATGGCTGTTCTTGATGGTTGCCTTCACAAAGGTGTGCTGTTCTACTTATGCGGCAACTCTGGTGAAGTAATCCGAATGATTCCCCCGCTAACGATAACAAAAGAACAGATTGATGATGGATTGACTAT
- a CDS encoding sigma 54-interacting transcriptional regulator — MVLLQKKKVVIIQATPSGRKALITGMPFFNEFGEVEFVLSYSYEVAELLVIQEYMKELEYEMSLAKEELSLLRKENLIIEGLTIENRSTRVAFETARNAATLDVPVVLYGESGTGKSTMAKVIHNESTRKDGPYIEIDCETTPEAMFERELFGGEFEDKETGLLTLSRGGSLYLKGIDKLSLHLQGKLAKVLKERKYTPTNTETALPLETRLISSSESTLTEAVSEKTFHQDLYYMLHIVPIHLKPLRERKEDLSALITNYLNRYSTAYNTAKKLSDDLFKQLLLLQWDGNISELKNVMERLVVQSPSNIIIIKDLPPEYRKEISEDLSIIHLEGRTLPSILEDVEMKVLRDAQERYRTTTEIAKFLGISQPSVVRKLKKYTDIE, encoded by the coding sequence ATGGTACTCCTTCAAAAAAAGAAGGTAGTTATCATACAAGCGACTCCTTCCGGACGAAAAGCACTCATTACAGGTATGCCTTTCTTTAATGAGTTCGGCGAAGTTGAATTTGTCCTTAGCTATTCCTATGAAGTAGCCGAACTTCTCGTAATCCAGGAATATATGAAAGAACTTGAATATGAGATGTCCTTAGCTAAAGAAGAGCTTTCGTTGCTACGAAAAGAAAATCTAATAATAGAAGGCCTAACAATCGAAAACAGATCCACTCGAGTTGCTTTTGAAACTGCTAGGAATGCTGCAACCCTCGATGTTCCTGTGGTCCTTTATGGTGAATCCGGAACAGGTAAATCGACAATGGCGAAGGTAATTCATAACGAAAGTACTCGAAAAGATGGACCTTACATTGAAATTGACTGTGAAACAACGCCTGAAGCGATGTTTGAACGTGAACTATTCGGTGGTGAATTTGAAGACAAAGAAACAGGATTGTTGACGTTATCACGTGGAGGTAGTCTCTATTTAAAAGGGATTGATAAACTTTCGCTTCATCTTCAAGGGAAACTTGCTAAAGTCTTGAAAGAACGCAAATACACTCCTACCAATACGGAAACAGCTCTTCCACTTGAAACAAGACTGATTAGCTCTTCCGAAAGTACATTAACAGAAGCAGTTTCCGAAAAAACATTCCATCAAGATTTGTATTACATGCTGCACATTGTTCCTATCCATTTAAAACCGCTTCGTGAACGGAAAGAAGATTTGAGTGCATTGATTACCAACTATTTAAATAGATATTCAACTGCCTATAATACTGCAAAAAAACTATCGGATGATTTATTTAAGCAGTTGCTCCTTCTTCAATGGGATGGGAACATCAGTGAACTCAAAAACGTAATGGAACGCCTCGTTGTTCAAAGTCCATCCAATATCATTATTATAAAAGACTTGCCACCAGAGTATCGTAAAGAGATTTCTGAAGACTTGTCTATTATCCATTTAGAGGGCCGAACACTTCCAAGCATTTTGGAAGACGTGGAAATGAAAGTGCTAAGGGATGCGCAGGAGCGCTATCGTACAACGACTGAAATCGCTAAATTCCTTGGAATAAGCCAACCTTCTGTCGTTCGCAAACTGAAAAAATATACGGATATCGAGTAG
- a CDS encoding PAS domain-containing protein has translation MTGFFLHPNSKEEIIDSYEEDIIVTNHAGIIVKASQISGRYYGIRAEDLLGKSVYELEK, from the coding sequence ATGACAGGGTTTTTCTTACATCCAAATTCAAAAGAAGAAATTATTGATTCGTATGAAGAAGATATCATTGTTACCAATCACGCGGGTATTATCGTAAAAGCTTCACAAATTAGTGGACGATATTACGGGATACGTGCAGAAGATCTTCTCGGAAAGTCCGTATATGAGTTGGAAAAATGA
- a CDS encoding MFS transporter: MTNKKKIHFGWWVLIGISLMAAFTRGGINSSGALFLTPVSEDLDIGMGSLTLYFSVSSIVTMIFLPIAGKMMAKYDIRLLLIAGVLLQAGSFAMFGLMTSVWGWYLFAIPMAMGSVFVATMAGPVLINNWFKKHNGLAMGVMMAFVGVGGAVISPIVGNLIADNGWRSAYITLGLVVMAIVIPIIIFTIRIAPQQKGLLPVGMDEVKKGEGESETKAEPNRGVVATVARKSSAFYALVTFFFFITAIAAFGQHIPPFAMGLGYTVQFAGNALGIWMFGLLIGAILFGFLSDKVGARNTAIFSMFTGLISIGLLLTFADNSTIFLIAIGIFGVVSASVGTLGPILTTALFGNKEFSQIFSTAAIGLAVAGVVALPGYGFVFDLTGSYTLVLYTILAMLAVNILFIILAFRGKKKLEKAGLWN, translated from the coding sequence ATGACTAACAAGAAAAAAATTCACTTTGGCTGGTGGGTACTCATTGGTATTTCGCTCATGGCAGCATTTACACGTGGTGGTATTAATAGTTCAGGTGCATTATTTTTAACTCCAGTTTCTGAAGACTTAGATATTGGTATGGGTAGTTTGACATTATACTTTAGTGTTTCTTCAATTGTAACAATGATATTTTTACCGATTGCCGGTAAAATGATGGCGAAATATGATATTAGGTTACTACTAATTGCCGGTGTACTTTTACAAGCTGGTTCTTTTGCCATGTTTGGTCTTATGACTTCGGTTTGGGGATGGTATTTATTCGCTATTCCAATGGCGATGGGTTCGGTATTTGTCGCTACAATGGCTGGTCCAGTACTGATCAATAACTGGTTTAAAAAACATAATGGATTAGCTATGGGCGTAATGATGGCATTTGTTGGTGTAGGCGGTGCTGTTATCTCACCAATCGTTGGTAATCTTATTGCCGACAATGGTTGGAGATCGGCTTACATTACATTAGGACTTGTCGTAATGGCAATAGTTATTCCTATTATCATCTTTACAATTAGAATAGCTCCTCAACAAAAAGGTCTGCTACCAGTTGGTATGGATGAAGTTAAAAAAGGTGAAGGTGAAAGTGAAACTAAAGCTGAGCCTAATAGAGGGGTAGTAGCTACCGTAGCAAGAAAATCTTCTGCATTTTATGCATTAGTTACCTTTTTCTTCTTCATCACAGCAATTGCCGCCTTTGGGCAACATATTCCCCCATTCGCAATGGGCCTTGGCTACACGGTTCAATTCGCCGGCAATGCTTTGGGGATTTGGATGTTTGGTTTGCTAATCGGAGCTATCCTTTTCGGTTTCTTAAGCGACAAGGTTGGCGCGAGAAATACAGCTATCTTCTCAATGTTTACGGGATTGATTTCAATCGGTCTTCTGCTTACATTCGCAGATAACTCGACAATTTTCTTGATCGCAATCGGGATTTTCGGAGTTGTGTCTGCATCGGTCGGTACACTTGGGCCGATTCTTACAACTGCCCTTTTCGGTAATAAAGAATTTAGTCAAATTTTTTCAACAGCTGCAATAGGACTAGCTGTTGCGGGTGTTGTAGCTTTACCTGGATATGGATTTGTATTTGATTTAACAGGATCGTATACATTAGTCCTCTATACAATTCTTGCAATGCTTGCTGTCAATATTCTCTTTATCATCTTGGCGTTTAGAGGTAAAAAGAAACTTGAAAAAGCAGGATTATGGAATTAA
- a CDS encoding GDYXXLXY domain-containing protein has translation MKMMKNKHIGFIVALSIPLLILIGLTVKPLWALTYGDDITLVTVPVDPRDLLYGDYVTLRYEIEEVPKNEISTAILKKIDKRSNYNELTVYGTLVQQGDVYVLDNLSDEKPTGSIYLTGKLNGYDYQNVDGVKVHSINFGLDRYYVPENTGKELEDLSARGQLVAHLKVKNGYGILKEITTVK, from the coding sequence ATGAAAATGATGAAAAATAAACATATCGGTTTCATCGTTGCATTATCTATTCCCCTTCTCATATTAATCGGCTTGACCGTGAAACCGTTATGGGCATTGACTTATGGAGATGATATAACATTAGTGACAGTCCCAGTGGATCCTAGAGATTTACTTTACGGTGATTATGTCACGCTCCGTTATGAGATTGAAGAAGTGCCGAAAAATGAAATTTCTACTGCTATTTTGAAAAAGATCGACAAGCGGTCAAACTACAATGAGTTAACTGTCTACGGGACACTTGTTCAACAGGGCGATGTCTATGTACTAGATAATTTGTCTGATGAAAAACCTACTGGCAGTATCTATTTGACTGGTAAATTGAATGGCTATGACTATCAGAATGTTGATGGCGTTAAAGTCCATTCCATAAATTTCGGGTTAGATCGCTACTATGTACCAGAGAATACTGGCAAAGAGCTTGAGGATTTATCAGCGAGGGGGCAATTAGTTGCTCATTTGAAGGTGAAAAATGGCTATGGGATTTTGAAGGAGATTACCACAGTTAAATAA
- a CDS encoding DUF2157 domain-containing protein: MEQAGQLETNQARKLLGEYVPTERLSFVRILLVIGAVLIGVGILSFIAGNWQHIPKLAKFLLLFFATAGFYAGGYKLEDNYPKTSRSLYYIGLFVFGAGIFLIGQMFNLGEGVYADFFMWGLGILPLAHYLKDKLISASAALFFIIYGFNVLSGTDGVPYLLLLIIPLLFWMNEKRMGQSRGLFIANMILSLMFLFNLFIFFDVKELLILCTFFALGIFLAFYPFGRYKLPSEWLGSTVYGIAGLFLTFPNTWTDFVPEANAGMAAIIFTIIFALKLLFFLKIGSLPAVLIVCTLIFRFYADLSYNFMPKSLFFIVGGLILIGFGFWFEKTRRGTVIAHENDEK; the protein is encoded by the coding sequence TTGGAACAGGCAGGACAATTGGAAACGAATCAGGCGCGTAAATTACTGGGAGAATACGTGCCTACTGAGCGACTGAGTTTTGTACGGATTTTACTAGTTATCGGAGCGGTTTTGATTGGTGTTGGCATTCTGAGCTTCATTGCAGGAAACTGGCAACATATACCGAAACTTGCAAAGTTCTTATTATTATTTTTCGCGACAGCAGGTTTTTATGCAGGTGGTTATAAGTTGGAAGATAATTATCCGAAAACTTCACGAAGTCTCTATTATATTGGTCTATTTGTTTTTGGTGCAGGGATTTTTCTGATTGGTCAGATGTTTAATCTAGGTGAGGGTGTTTATGCAGATTTCTTCATGTGGGGACTCGGCATTTTGCCACTTGCCCACTACTTGAAAGACAAACTCATTTCTGCTTCCGCTGCCTTATTCTTCATCATTTACGGATTCAATGTTTTGAGCGGAACTGATGGAGTGCCTTATTTACTCCTACTAATTATTCCGCTACTGTTTTGGATGAATGAAAAACGGATGGGTCAATCGAGAGGTTTATTTATCGCCAATATGATTTTATCTTTGATGTTTTTATTCAATTTATTCATATTTTTTGATGTAAAAGAACTACTGATTCTGTGTACGTTCTTTGCGCTCGGCATATTCCTTGCTTTCTATCCCTTTGGTCGATACAAATTGCCATCTGAATGGCTTGGCTCTACTGTTTACGGAATCGCAGGTCTATTTCTCACTTTCCCTAATACATGGACGGATTTTGTTCCGGAGGCCAATGCAGGAATGGCAGCAATTATTTTCACAATTATTTTCGCATTAAAACTGTTGTTCTTCTTGAAAATCGGTAGTCTGCCGGCAGTTCTCATTGTGTGCACTTTGATTTTCCGTTTCTACGCCGATTTGTCTTATAATTTCATGCCAAAATCATTATTCTTTATCGTTGGCGGTTTGATTTTAATCGGCTTTGGCTTTTGGTTCGAGAAAACACGGAGAGGTACGGTGATTGCACATGAAAATGATGAAAAATAA
- a CDS encoding 2OG-Fe(II) oxygenase: protein MKTENKEQTIFDHVGNKIITDREIDIITRLEEPLIVILGNVLSNEECDELIKLSKDKMQRSKIGSTREVNELRTSSSMFFQESESENEIVARVEKRVSSIMNIPLEHGEGMQILKYTPGQEYKAHYDFFSSTSKVASNNRISTLIMYLNDVEEGGETFFPKLNFSVTPQKGMAVYFEYFYNDENLNELTLHGGAPVITGEKWVATQWMRKQKLK from the coding sequence ATGAAAACAGAGAATAAAGAGCAAACTATATTTGATCACGTTGGAAACAAAATAATAACTGATAGAGAGATTGATATAATCACTAGATTAGAAGAACCACTGATAGTGATCTTAGGTAATGTTTTAAGTAATGAAGAATGCGATGAACTAATCAAATTGTCAAAGGACAAGATGCAACGTTCAAAAATTGGTTCCACACGCGAAGTGAATGAACTGAGAACAAGTAGTAGCATGTTTTTTCAAGAAAGTGAAAGTGAAAACGAAATTGTTGCTAGAGTAGAAAAAAGGGTATCATCTATAATGAATATCCCACTTGAACACGGAGAAGGGATGCAAATCCTTAAGTATACTCCTGGTCAAGAGTATAAAGCTCATTATGATTTTTTCTCATCAACAAGTAAAGTAGCAAGCAATAATAGAATTAGTACGCTTATTATGTACTTAAATGACGTAGAGGAAGGTGGAGAAACCTTTTTCCCTAAACTGAATTTTTCAGTTACGCCACAAAAGGGTATGGCTGTTTATTTTGAGTATTTTTATAACGATGAAAACTTAAACGAGTTAACCTTACATGGTGGTGCACCCGTTATAACTGGAGAAAAGTGGGTCGCAACACAATGGATGAGAAAACAAAAATTAAAGTGA
- the queE gene encoding 7-carboxy-7-deazaguanine synthase QueE produces MKIPVMEVFGPTIQGEGMVMGLKTMFVRTAGCDYSCNWCDSSFTWDGSGKSTSKQPVEIIDELKAIGRQSFSHVTISGGNPALHKGIGELVELCHEQGWKVAVETQASFWQDWLLNIDDITLSPKPPSSGMTTDFGKLDSFMEKLIDSNTSLKVVIFNEEDFKFAEEVHLRYPAFPFFLQTGNEDTTTTDDTLLVSTLLQRYEWLIDLTVHSPIMNDAKVLPQLHTLLWGNKRGV; encoded by the coding sequence ATGAAAATACCTGTTATGGAAGTATTCGGTCCGACCATTCAAGGTGAGGGGATGGTCATGGGATTAAAAACGATGTTTGTCCGGACAGCTGGATGTGATTATTCTTGTAATTGGTGCGATTCCAGTTTTACATGGGACGGTTCTGGAAAGAGTACTTCGAAACAACCGGTAGAAATCATAGATGAACTTAAAGCGATAGGTCGACAATCATTTTCACATGTAACGATTTCAGGTGGGAACCCTGCCCTTCACAAAGGAATCGGTGAACTTGTTGAATTATGCCATGAGCAGGGTTGGAAAGTCGCGGTCGAAACGCAGGCTTCTTTCTGGCAAGACTGGTTATTGAATATTGATGACATTACGTTATCCCCAAAACCACCGAGTTCTGGTATGACAACAGATTTTGGCAAATTGGATTCATTCATGGAGAAACTAATTGATTCGAACACCAGTCTTAAAGTTGTCATTTTCAATGAAGAGGATTTCAAATTTGCAGAAGAGGTTCATCTTCGTTACCCGGCATTCCCTTTCTTCCTGCAGACAGGAAATGAAGATACGACGACAACTGACGATACACTTCTCGTTTCGACATTGTTACAACGATATGAGTGGTTAATCGATTTGACAGTCCACTCCCCTATTATGAATGATGCAAAGGTGTTGCCACAATTGCATACACTGCTGTGGGGGAATAAACGTGGCGTCTAG